Proteins encoded within one genomic window of Lepidochelys kempii isolate rLepKem1 chromosome 11, rLepKem1.hap2, whole genome shotgun sequence:
- the ZNF148 gene encoding zinc finger protein 148 isoform X2: protein MNIEDKLGGLFLKCGGIDQMQSARAMVGMGAVSDQSSVSGERQETVLQDRTMAHQEILTTDEVLQENELRQQEMISHDELMVHEETVKNDDELEAQDRLPQGLQYAVNVPISVKQEITFTDASEQQKRDKKQIREPVDMQKKKKRKQRSPAKILTINEDGSLGLKTPKSHVCEHCNAAFRTNYHLQRHVFIHTGEKPFRCDECGMRFIQKYHMERHKRTHSGEKPYQCEYCLQYFSRTDRVLKHKRMCHESRDKKPNRSATKVGLLTSEEDPGFSTPMKDSSLPKKKRQKTEKAKSVDKEIGDKSEQKKDKNDFLPLYSASAKVKDEYMVAEYAVEMPHSSVSGSHLEDANSGEIHPPKLVLKKVNSKRSLKQPLEQSQTISPLSTYEENKVSKYAFDLVDKQGLLDADGNADIDQVDTLQEGPSKPVHSSTNYDDAMQFLKKKRYLQAASNNSREYALNVGTIASQPSVTQAAVASVIDESTTASILDSQALNVEIKSNHDKNVIPDEVLQTLLDHYSHKANGQHEISFNVTDTEVTSSISINSSEVSEVTQSETVGTSSQASSSDKASMLQEYSKFLQQALDRTSQNDAYLNNPSLNFVTDNQTLTSQPAFSSIDKQVYASIPVNSFRSGMNSPLRTTPDKSHFGLMVADSQHSFPFSGDEANHSSSSSTQDFLDQVTSQKKAEAQPVHQAYQMSSFEQPFRAQYHGARAGISPQFSTANGQVNLRGPGTSAEFPEFPLVNVNDNRAGMTSSPDAATGQTFG from the exons ATGAATATTGAAGACAAACTTGGAGGATTATTTCTTAAATGTGGTGGCATAGACCAAATGCAGTCAGCCAGGGCTATGGTAGGGATGGGTGCAGTATCTGACCAATCTTCAGTATCTGGGGAACGGCAAGAGACAGTGCTTCAAGACCGGACTATGGCACATCAAGAAATTCTTACAACAGATGAAGTGTTACAAGAAAATGAGCTTCGACAGCAGGAGATGATTTCACATGACGAACTCATGGTCCATGAGGAGACGGTAAAAAATGATGATGAGCTGGAGGCTCAAGATAGACTTCCTCAAGGGCTACAGTATGCAGTCAATGTTCCT ATCAGTGTAAAGCAGGAAATTACTTTTACTGATGCCTCTGAACAACAGAAGagagacaaaaaacaaatacGAGAGCCAGTAGATatgcagaaaaagaagaaaagaaaacagcgTTCACCAGCAAAG atccTTACAATAAatgaggatggatcacttggtctGAAAACCCCCAAATCTCATGTTTGTGAGCATTGCAATGCTGCCTTTAGAACCAACTACCATTTACAGAGACATGTCTTCATTCATACAG GTGAAAAACCATTTCGCTGTGATGAATGTGGTATGAGGTTCATACAGAAGTATCATATGGAAAGGCACAAGAGAACTCATAGTGGAGAGAAGCCTTACCAGTGTGAATATTGTTTGCAG TACTTTTCCAGGACTGATCGTGTGCTGAAACATAAACGTATGTGCCATGAGAGCCGTGATAAGAAACCTAATAGAAGTGCCACCAAAGTTGGCCTTTTGACATCCGAGGAAGATCCTGGCTTCTCTACACCGATGAAAGATAGCTCCTTGCCAAAGAAGAAAAGGCAGAAAACAGAGAAAGCAAAGTCTGTGGACAAGGAAATTGGAGATAAATCAGAACAGAAGAAAGATAAAAATGACTTCTTGCCCTTGTATTCTGCCAGTGCTAAAGTAAAGGATGAATATATGGTGGCAGAATATGCTGTTGAGATGCCACATTCTTCTGTCAGTGGGTCACACTTAGAAGATGCAAATTCTGGAGAAATACACCCACCTAAACTGGTTCTCAAAAAAGTTAATAGTAAGAGAAGTCTAAAACAGCCACTTGAGCAAAGTCAGACCATTTCACCTTTATCTACATATGAAGAGAACAAGGTTTCAAAGTATGCCTTTGATCTTGTGGATAAACAAGGTTTATTGGACGCAGATGGTAATGCTGACATTGACCAAGTTGATACTTTACAGGAAGGACCCAGTAAACCTGTACACAGCAGCACTAATTATGATGACGCAAtgcagtttttaaagaaaaagaggtATCTGCAAGCGGCTAGTAATAATAGTAGAGAATATGCCCTGAATGTAGGTACTATAGCATCTCAACCTTCAGTAACACAGGCAGCCGTAGCAAGTGTCATTGATGAAAGTACCACAGCATCCATATTAGATTCACAGGCACTGAATGTGGAAATTAAAAGTAACCATGACAAAAATGTCATTCCAGATGAGGTGCTTCAAACCCTACTAGATCATTATTCCCACAAGGCTAATGGACAACATGAAATATCTTTCAATGTGACGGATACTGAGGTGACCTCCAGTATATCAATCAATTCTTCTGAAGTATCTGAGGTCACCCAGTCTGAAACTGTTGGAACAAGCTCTCAAGCTTCCTCATCAGATAAAGCCAGTATGTTACAAGAATATTCAAAGTTTCTACAACAAGCGTTGGATAGAACTAGCCAAAATGATGCCTATTTGAACAACCCAAGCCTTAATTTTGTGACTGATAACCAGACTCTTACAAGCCAGCCAGCATTCTCTTCCATAGACAAACAGGTCTATGCTTCTATACCTGTCAATAGCTTTCGATCAGGAATGAACTCTCCATTAAGAACAACTCCAGACAAGTCTCATTTTGGACTAATGGTTGCTGATTCCCAGCACTCTTTTCCCTTTTCAGGTGATGAGGCAAatcattcttcctcctcctctacaCAGGACTTCTTGGATCAAGTGACTTCTCAGAAGAAAGCAGAGGCACAGCCTGTCCATCAGGCTTATCAAATGAGCTCCTTTGAGCAGCCCTTCAGAGCTCAATACCATGGAGCAAGAGCTGGAATATCACCTCAGTTTAGCACTGCCAACGGACAGGTGAACCTGCGAGGGCCAGGGACAAGTGCTGAATTCCCTGAATTTCCCTTGGTGAATGTAAATGATAATAGAGCTGGGATGACTTCTTCACCGGATGCCGCAACGGGCCAGACTTTTGGCtaa
- the ZNF148 gene encoding zinc finger protein 148 isoform X1: MNIEDKLGGLFLKCGGIDQMQSARAMVGMGAVSDQSSVSGERQETVLQDRTMAHQEILTTDEVLQENELRQQEMISHDELMVHEETVKNDDELEAQDRLPQGLQYAVNVPISVKQEITFTDASEQQKRDKKQIREPVDMQKKKKRKQRSPAKILTINEDGSLGLKTPKSHVCEHCNAAFRTNYHLQRHVFIHTGEKPFQCSQCDMRFIQKYLLQRHEKIHTGEKPFRCDECGMRFIQKYHMERHKRTHSGEKPYQCEYCLQYFSRTDRVLKHKRMCHESRDKKPNRSATKVGLLTSEEDPGFSTPMKDSSLPKKKRQKTEKAKSVDKEIGDKSEQKKDKNDFLPLYSASAKVKDEYMVAEYAVEMPHSSVSGSHLEDANSGEIHPPKLVLKKVNSKRSLKQPLEQSQTISPLSTYEENKVSKYAFDLVDKQGLLDADGNADIDQVDTLQEGPSKPVHSSTNYDDAMQFLKKKRYLQAASNNSREYALNVGTIASQPSVTQAAVASVIDESTTASILDSQALNVEIKSNHDKNVIPDEVLQTLLDHYSHKANGQHEISFNVTDTEVTSSISINSSEVSEVTQSETVGTSSQASSSDKASMLQEYSKFLQQALDRTSQNDAYLNNPSLNFVTDNQTLTSQPAFSSIDKQVYASIPVNSFRSGMNSPLRTTPDKSHFGLMVADSQHSFPFSGDEANHSSSSSTQDFLDQVTSQKKAEAQPVHQAYQMSSFEQPFRAQYHGARAGISPQFSTANGQVNLRGPGTSAEFPEFPLVNVNDNRAGMTSSPDAATGQTFG, translated from the exons ATGAATATTGAAGACAAACTTGGAGGATTATTTCTTAAATGTGGTGGCATAGACCAAATGCAGTCAGCCAGGGCTATGGTAGGGATGGGTGCAGTATCTGACCAATCTTCAGTATCTGGGGAACGGCAAGAGACAGTGCTTCAAGACCGGACTATGGCACATCAAGAAATTCTTACAACAGATGAAGTGTTACAAGAAAATGAGCTTCGACAGCAGGAGATGATTTCACATGACGAACTCATGGTCCATGAGGAGACGGTAAAAAATGATGATGAGCTGGAGGCTCAAGATAGACTTCCTCAAGGGCTACAGTATGCAGTCAATGTTCCT ATCAGTGTAAAGCAGGAAATTACTTTTACTGATGCCTCTGAACAACAGAAGagagacaaaaaacaaatacGAGAGCCAGTAGATatgcagaaaaagaagaaaagaaaacagcgTTCACCAGCAAAG atccTTACAATAAatgaggatggatcacttggtctGAAAACCCCCAAATCTCATGTTTGTGAGCATTGCAATGCTGCCTTTAGAACCAACTACCATTTACAGAGACATGTCTTCATTCATACAG GTGAAAAACCATTTCAGTGCAGTCAATGCGACATGCGTTTCATACAGAAGTACCTGCTACAGAGACATGAGAAGATTCATACTG GTGAAAAACCATTTCGCTGTGATGAATGTGGTATGAGGTTCATACAGAAGTATCATATGGAAAGGCACAAGAGAACTCATAGTGGAGAGAAGCCTTACCAGTGTGAATATTGTTTGCAG TACTTTTCCAGGACTGATCGTGTGCTGAAACATAAACGTATGTGCCATGAGAGCCGTGATAAGAAACCTAATAGAAGTGCCACCAAAGTTGGCCTTTTGACATCCGAGGAAGATCCTGGCTTCTCTACACCGATGAAAGATAGCTCCTTGCCAAAGAAGAAAAGGCAGAAAACAGAGAAAGCAAAGTCTGTGGACAAGGAAATTGGAGATAAATCAGAACAGAAGAAAGATAAAAATGACTTCTTGCCCTTGTATTCTGCCAGTGCTAAAGTAAAGGATGAATATATGGTGGCAGAATATGCTGTTGAGATGCCACATTCTTCTGTCAGTGGGTCACACTTAGAAGATGCAAATTCTGGAGAAATACACCCACCTAAACTGGTTCTCAAAAAAGTTAATAGTAAGAGAAGTCTAAAACAGCCACTTGAGCAAAGTCAGACCATTTCACCTTTATCTACATATGAAGAGAACAAGGTTTCAAAGTATGCCTTTGATCTTGTGGATAAACAAGGTTTATTGGACGCAGATGGTAATGCTGACATTGACCAAGTTGATACTTTACAGGAAGGACCCAGTAAACCTGTACACAGCAGCACTAATTATGATGACGCAAtgcagtttttaaagaaaaagaggtATCTGCAAGCGGCTAGTAATAATAGTAGAGAATATGCCCTGAATGTAGGTACTATAGCATCTCAACCTTCAGTAACACAGGCAGCCGTAGCAAGTGTCATTGATGAAAGTACCACAGCATCCATATTAGATTCACAGGCACTGAATGTGGAAATTAAAAGTAACCATGACAAAAATGTCATTCCAGATGAGGTGCTTCAAACCCTACTAGATCATTATTCCCACAAGGCTAATGGACAACATGAAATATCTTTCAATGTGACGGATACTGAGGTGACCTCCAGTATATCAATCAATTCTTCTGAAGTATCTGAGGTCACCCAGTCTGAAACTGTTGGAACAAGCTCTCAAGCTTCCTCATCAGATAAAGCCAGTATGTTACAAGAATATTCAAAGTTTCTACAACAAGCGTTGGATAGAACTAGCCAAAATGATGCCTATTTGAACAACCCAAGCCTTAATTTTGTGACTGATAACCAGACTCTTACAAGCCAGCCAGCATTCTCTTCCATAGACAAACAGGTCTATGCTTCTATACCTGTCAATAGCTTTCGATCAGGAATGAACTCTCCATTAAGAACAACTCCAGACAAGTCTCATTTTGGACTAATGGTTGCTGATTCCCAGCACTCTTTTCCCTTTTCAGGTGATGAGGCAAatcattcttcctcctcctctacaCAGGACTTCTTGGATCAAGTGACTTCTCAGAAGAAAGCAGAGGCACAGCCTGTCCATCAGGCTTATCAAATGAGCTCCTTTGAGCAGCCCTTCAGAGCTCAATACCATGGAGCAAGAGCTGGAATATCACCTCAGTTTAGCACTGCCAACGGACAGGTGAACCTGCGAGGGCCAGGGACAAGTGCTGAATTCCCTGAATTTCCCTTGGTGAATGTAAATGATAATAGAGCTGGGATGACTTCTTCACCGGATGCCGCAACGGGCCAGACTTTTGGCtaa